A genomic region of Streptomyces sp. NBC_00247 contains the following coding sequences:
- a CDS encoding serine hydrolase domain-containing protein yields the protein MTTDLRAFLEPYAERGAAPGAVALVARGERVDVAAAGSADTGGCTPMARDTIFRIASLTKPITAAATMALVDEGRLALGQPVGNWLPELSAPKVVRTPDGPVDDVVPAGRPITVFDLLTFRAGYGFPSDFALPAVAPLFSELNQGPPQPQAVAEPDTWMRTLSRIPLLRQPGEAWLYNTCSDILGVLVARVSGQSLPEFLAERLFAPLGMKDTGFAVPAADLSRFTGYYRAHQDGGFDLVDAADGQWSTLPAFPSGAGGLVSTADDWFAFARMLLTGGLAGDGTRLLSAGSVRQMLTDHLTPAQRKASGLFTEGQGWGFGGSVDVEPLDPWNVRGRYGWIGGTGTAGHIVPSTGLTTLLLTQVELGGPKPPELMRDFWTYAARAGAAD from the coding sequence ATGACGACGGATCTGCGCGCATTCCTGGAGCCCTACGCCGAACGGGGCGCCGCCCCCGGTGCCGTGGCGCTCGTGGCCCGTGGCGAACGGGTGGACGTGGCCGCGGCCGGTTCCGCGGACACCGGCGGCTGCACGCCGATGGCCCGCGACACCATCTTCCGGATCGCCTCCCTCACCAAGCCGATCACCGCCGCCGCCACGATGGCGCTGGTCGACGAAGGGCGGCTGGCCCTCGGCCAGCCGGTCGGGAACTGGCTGCCGGAGCTGTCCGCGCCCAAAGTCGTCAGGACGCCGGACGGCCCGGTCGACGACGTCGTACCGGCCGGACGGCCGATCACCGTCTTCGACCTGCTCACCTTCCGCGCCGGGTACGGCTTCCCCTCCGACTTCGCGTTGCCGGCCGTCGCGCCGCTCTTCTCCGAGCTGAACCAAGGACCGCCGCAGCCGCAGGCCGTCGCGGAACCGGACACCTGGATGCGGACCCTCTCCCGCATTCCGCTGCTGCGGCAGCCCGGCGAGGCCTGGCTCTACAACACCTGCTCGGACATCCTCGGGGTGCTCGTCGCCCGGGTCTCGGGGCAGTCGCTGCCGGAGTTCCTGGCGGAGCGGCTGTTCGCACCTCTCGGGATGAAGGACACCGGGTTCGCCGTCCCGGCGGCGGACCTTAGCCGGTTCACCGGCTACTACCGGGCGCACCAGGACGGCGGATTCGACCTGGTGGACGCGGCGGACGGGCAGTGGAGCACCCTCCCGGCGTTCCCCTCGGGGGCGGGCGGGCTGGTCTCCACCGCGGACGACTGGTTCGCCTTCGCCCGGATGCTTCTCACCGGCGGCCTGGCCGGGGACGGGACGCGACTGCTGTCGGCCGGCTCGGTACGGCAGATGCTGACCGACCACCTCACCCCCGCCCAGCGGAAGGCGAGCGGCCTCTTCACCGAGGGGCAGGGCTGGGGGTTCGGCGGGTCCGTCGACGTGGAGCCCCTGGACCCGTGGAACGTACGCGGCCGGTACGGCTGGATCGGCGGCACCGGCACCGCCGGGCACATCGTCCCGTCCACCGGGCTGACCACGCTGCTGCTGACCCAGGTCGAGCTGGGCGGGCCGAAGCCACCGGAGCTGATGCGGGACTTCTGGACGTACGCCGCACGGGCCGGGGCGGCGGACTGA
- a CDS encoding MFS transporter codes for MTANTSTPSTGLGPPRHPQRWLILGVICLAQLTVLLDNTVLNVAIPSLTEELGASGAQVQWMINAYSLVQSGLLLTAGSASDRYGRKRMLLAGLAVFGAGSLVAAFAQSPGQLVAARAGMGVGGALLLTSTLAVVVQVFDEAERVRAIGLWATVSSLGFAAGPLLGGVLLGHFWWGSIFLVNLPVAVLGLVAVARLVPESKNPDGQRPDLLGALLSTLGLGAVVYAIISGPEHGWTSFRVLLPACAGVAVLAGFARWELGVPAPMLDMRFFRNRSFTGAVTGSVLVTFGMGGSLFLLTQYLQFVLGYEPLEAGLRIAPLALTVVALNLTGLGARLVPRMGTPATIGAGMSLLAAGLAAVALLAPHGYAGMLLGLVLTGTGIALAGPAMAAAIMGAIPPERAGVGAGVNGTLAEFGNGLGVAVLGAVLTSRFGALLPLAATGAASLPAALAAAGGGPERAAVENAFAAGLERGQLVGAAAVLAGGMVAALLLRRAERAGGAPGAADGSDIPGEPAGSAA; via the coding sequence ATGACGGCGAACACCTCCACCCCTTCGACCGGCCTCGGACCGCCCCGGCATCCCCAGCGCTGGCTGATCCTCGGCGTGATCTGCCTCGCCCAGCTCACCGTGCTGCTCGACAACACCGTCCTCAACGTCGCGATCCCGTCCCTCACCGAGGAGTTGGGGGCCTCCGGCGCGCAGGTGCAGTGGATGATCAACGCGTACTCGCTCGTCCAGTCGGGTCTGCTGCTCACCGCCGGCAGCGCGTCGGACCGCTACGGCCGGAAGAGGATGCTGCTCGCCGGCCTCGCGGTGTTCGGGGCCGGTTCGCTGGTCGCCGCCTTCGCCCAGAGTCCCGGCCAACTCGTCGCCGCCCGTGCGGGGATGGGGGTCGGCGGCGCGCTTCTGCTCACCAGCACGCTCGCCGTGGTGGTCCAGGTCTTCGACGAGGCCGAGCGGGTCCGCGCGATCGGCCTCTGGGCGACGGTCAGTTCCCTCGGGTTCGCGGCAGGCCCGCTCCTCGGCGGGGTGCTGCTCGGCCACTTCTGGTGGGGCTCGATCTTCCTCGTCAACCTCCCCGTCGCCGTACTCGGCCTGGTCGCGGTGGCCCGGCTCGTACCGGAGTCCAAGAACCCGGACGGCCAACGGCCGGACCTGCTGGGCGCGTTGCTCTCCACGCTCGGCCTGGGTGCCGTGGTGTACGCGATCATCTCCGGCCCGGAGCACGGCTGGACCTCCTTCCGGGTGCTGCTTCCCGCATGCGCCGGGGTCGCCGTGCTGGCCGGGTTCGCACGCTGGGAACTGGGCGTCCCGGCGCCGATGCTCGACATGCGGTTCTTCCGGAACAGGTCGTTCACCGGCGCGGTGACGGGGTCGGTGCTGGTCACGTTCGGGATGGGCGGCTCGCTCTTCCTGCTCACCCAGTACCTCCAGTTCGTCCTCGGGTACGAGCCGTTGGAGGCCGGGCTGCGCATCGCCCCGCTCGCGCTCACCGTGGTCGCGCTCAACCTCACCGGGCTCGGTGCCCGGCTGGTCCCCCGGATGGGCACTCCCGCCACGATCGGGGCCGGCATGTCCCTGCTGGCCGCCGGTCTCGCCGCCGTGGCGCTGCTCGCCCCGCACGGGTACGCCGGCATGCTGCTCGGCCTGGTCCTGACGGGCACGGGGATCGCCCTCGCGGGCCCCGCCATGGCCGCCGCGATCATGGGAGCCATCCCACCGGAGCGCGCGGGGGTGGGCGCGGGGGTCAACGGCACCCTCGCCGAGTTCGGCAACGGCCTCGGCGTCGCCGTCCTCGGCGCGGTCCTCACCTCCCGCTTCGGCGCGCTGCTCCCCCTCGCCGCGACCGGTGCCGCCTCCCTGCCCGCCGCGCTGGCGGCGGCAGGGGGCGGACCGGAGCGCGCCGCCGTCGAGAACGCCTTCGCGGCCGGGCTGGAGAGAGGCCAACTGGTGGGCGCGGCGGCGGTGCTGGCCGGCGGGATGGTGGCGGCGCTGCTGCTGCGCAGGGCGGAACGGGCGGGTGGCGCGCCCGGGGCGGCGGACGGCTCGGACATCCCGGGGGAGCCGGCCGGATCGGCGGCATAG